Proteins encoded in a region of the Pieris brassicae chromosome 3, ilPieBrab1.1, whole genome shotgun sequence genome:
- the LOC123706854 gene encoding gonadotropin-releasing hormone receptor, translating into MGSAGNNTTLYEVLSTELILQRDTLITDIWPIHKCLDRNIINDTSNDELTNKIFINNGTYIMCLEHAPIMTKSTVIRASILSVMALLSFVGNFATMISVQKGKRGRRRTRPSWTAIYSLIFQLSIADLLVTVFCIAGEAGWSFSVQWYAGNLGCKLFKFLQMFSLYLSTFILVLIGVDRWLAVKYPMKSMATATRSTKLVLIAWILSFLFSLPQTVVFSVAKGPFVEEFYQCVTHGFYTERWQEQAYTTLSLVFMFLLPLLILLSTYVSTVRTIAKSEKVFQPETRREKYITPDMNRRRLIDRAKMKSLRMSIVIVAAFVIWWTPYYVMMITFTFSNPDKRLSEELLSGIFFFGMSNSLVNPVIYGAFHLWPRKRARHSDKESGGPHASLFRRGDLTSSVRLTTIRSLRSSAKYTNGQNNMSVL; encoded by the exons ATGGGGAGCGCAGGCAACAATACCACATTATATGAAGTTTTGTCTACCGAACTTATACTTCAAAGAGACACATTGATTACAGATATCTGGCCCATACACAAATGCTTAGATCGCAACATAATTAATGACACGTCGAACGATGAACtaacgaataaaatatttatcaacaaTGGAACATACATAATGTGTTTGGAACACGCTCCTATCATGACAAAGAGCACCGTAATACGCGCCAGCATACTCTCTGTGATGGCTTTGTTATCTTTCGTAGGGAATTTCGCGACGATGATAAGCGTACAAAAGGGCAAGCGGGGCCGAAGACGAACGAGGCCTTCTTGGACTGCAATATACAGCCTTATATTTCAACTAAGCATAGCCGATTTGTTAGTAACAGTATTTTGCATAGCGGGGGAAGCGGGGTGGTCGTTTTCAGTGCAGTGGTACGCGGGGAATTTAGGAtgcaaattgtttaaattccTACAAATGTTCTCGTTGTATTTAAGCACTTTTATTCTTGTTCTAATTGGCGTTGATAGATGGTTAGCTGTCAAGTATCCAATGAAGAGTATGGCTACTGCTACTAGAAGCACCAAATTAGTTCTAATTGCGTGGATTTTGAGCTTCTTATTTAGCTTACCACAA ACCGTGGTGTTCAGTGTAGCAAAAGGTCCATTTGTAGAAGAGTTCTACCAATGCGTGACCCATGGTTTTTATACGGAAAGGTGGCAGGAGCAGGCATATACCACACTATCACTTGTATTTATGTTTCTTCTAccacttttaatattactcaGTACCTACGTGTCTACTGTAAGAACTATTGCAA aaagcGAAAAAGTATTTCAACCAGAGACAAGgcgagaaaaatatataactccAGATATGAATAGGCGAAGACTTATCGATAGAGCGAAAATGAAATCGTTACGAATGTCTATCGTTATAGTAGCTGCATTTGTGATATGGTGGACCCCATATTATGTTATGATGATAACATTTACATTCTCAAATCCCGATAAACgt ttaaGTGAGGAGCTACTGTCAGGGATATTCTTCTTTGGAATGTCCAATAGCTTAGTGAATCCCGTTATTTATGGAGCTTTTCACTTATGGCCCAGAAAACGCGCTCGACATAGTGATAA GGAATCTGGCGGACCCCACGCATCATTATTCCGTCGAGGTGACCTCACCTCATCTGTCAGACTGACCACCATCAGATCGTTGAGATCATCAGCCAAATATACTAACGGACAAAACAATATGagtgttttataa